AATTGAGGATCCTGACGATTATTTGTTATACCTGGAGCACATACTGCTTAAGATACATGGAACATTCTACGCAAAGTACAATAGCTCGAAAACGATCCCCGATCTGAAGCAGCTCATCCCATCGGTGAAGGCAAACGTATTACTAAACACAAGGCTATGCTTTTCTGGTCTAATCCCTAACAACGTGAGGCTAGAACAAAGTAAAGCATATCAAATAGCACGAAGCCTAGGCGCGGTCGTTACGCAAAATttagaaacaacaacaacccaccTAGTAGCAGTTACAATCGGTACCTCGAAGGTAATCAATGCACGCAAGAACGCGGAGATAAAAATAGTCACTCCAGAGTGGTTGTGGACGTGTGCTGAGCGATGGGAACACGTAGAAGAACTGTTATACCCTCTAAAGACTTCAAATCCTGCTAAAATGCGTCAACCACCTCCGCACTGTCACAGTCCTGGTAAAAGTTTCTAGGAATCATTTAATTCGTAGGAGTTGTTAATGCAAATCTCTTTCATTGCAGAACATTCGGTCAATTACGATGGAAGGAGGAAGTCTCGCGACGAACCAAAATTCATGGACACGGTCAACCCGTTGCTTAGTTTTTCGAACGATGATCTCGATGCAATGAATAACgattttgaagattttttcGAATCGGACGACAGCTCTAGCGACGATGAGCCAGTTGACATTGAAAACCCACCAATGGAAAAAGCTCTACGTAAGCGGCGAAGGGTTGAGGAAATTAACGCAAGCCATGGTCGACATAACATTTTTAGAAAACGCGCGGAAGAAGATGAAACCCGAAGATGTATACTGAAATACGATAATGTGGACAACGAAGAAAACAGCCAGACAAATGCTTCggatgatgaggatgacgacgatgaaagCCCAAGTGCTAGATTTCGGCGTGGCGGTGACCTACCATCCGATCTAGATATGGGTTCGAACAGCGAAGGTAGCAAtgaaccgatcgacgacgtTGACGATGGAGATTGGAATATGATGGGTGCAGCATTAGAGAGGGAATTCCTGGGATTAGACGATTAGTTTTAAGAAAGCTGCGAACtgtttaaaaatgaaataaatccGTTCACACAACAAATGTTGGTATTGGAATGTTCGGTATTTGGTTGGTATTTGGTTCGTACTGTTTGGTTTGGAATCGTTAGTATAGccgaaaataatattttacccttttctttcttttgattaATTGTGTTCTATTTTACTTTCGGTACGTAGACAGACAAACTAGtttcaaacggcaaacggttgATCCTTTCCATCTTCGTGGTATTTGATGTACGTTTCTCCGTGTGTAAAATCTTTAGTGCCTTCCAACCGGCCTCTTGGAGGAGCACTGGAGTAATCAAATGCGTTTCTCGATTTGCCAAATAGCCTGTTCGCTTCCTCGATTTCGTCGCGATACTTGCCAACGACGACTTTCTTCCCAGTAATAGGATCCGTTATGTCCCCGAGCGGATAAACGATTTCGTCGATGGAGTGCGTTATCAAACGGGTCAATTGTTCAGGTAATTCTTTGATTAACACAATATCTCCAGTTTTGCATCGTTTGTCCGGATCGTGGGCGAAGTAGAATTCATCCTGTTTAAAGTACTAAACGCAATAACATAATTAGTAAATAGGCTACACTCCTTATGCAATACGAATCAGGATGTTGTTATCAGGTGTGTTACCTACCATGTTGAGATTAGTGTCCAGCTCCATACGTTTCACGCGTATTTTTGACGCATTGATTTTAACACATGGAACGACCTGCCCCAAAAGTACTCCCACACGACTGGCCATgttgaaattttaatattcaaaatcagcaaaatttattgtttagttCACGTTACTgaattgttttggtttcccCCGAAGAGCTTGATGTTTGACATTGTCAAGGTTAGCACAGCGCAGGTTAGCCAAAGCAGTTGTTTGTACGTATGGCACGCCGTTTATGttattttatgatattttatatGCCTTTGATACATTATAAAAGAAACAGCTGTTAAGAAAACGAgttcttattatttttttttaaataacgtTTTTCTCGCAATGTTCAATGAAAATTTCGCTTGCAATTCAGATAATGTCGAGTTTAGACGAGTTTGCTTCATGAGCTTTTCTAAACCGGCTCATAGGAATGTCATTTGCCAACGACACTAGGTGCGTGAATCTGGCCCTTTTATTGTGTTCtcgtcttctttctttcgtgtattgtgttctttcttttattgtgTTCAAAGCTATCATAACCAAGATAGCATTTGCTTGGATTGCCTGCGTGGTGAGTAAAAAGACTAAAGCGGCTTTAATATCAAAAAAATCtgtgaaagtttcattttcagGTTCTCATATACAATTTGCCAGTTCTTGTGAACTACTTTTTGCTTGTTAATAAGTAAGTAAATGAGTGTAAAAAAATCGTATAGCAAATTTCATAAATTGCCGACAGCGGCCATGTTTGGCTCAAATCAGTGATACACGAGCGTTTTCCTTGTGGGTACGTGGATTGAATAGTGGCATTATTGAgtataatttatttgttttagcTTTCTTCCACAAAGCCATGGCCGATGAAAGTCTTTTGAATGACTCCAACCTGGGAGGATTGGGAAGCAACGATGATGAAGCCGAACTTTTGATTGAGGTTAGTGTCAAAgttcttcttttccttcttttgaTATTGAAAAGTGGCCGATGATTGTATTAAATGGTTTTCCCCTACAGGATGATTACTTAAAAGGATCAGAAATGCAAATCGACCCAGAACTCGAAGCTATAAAGGCAAGAGTTAAGGAAATGGAAGAAGAGGCGGAAAAGTTAAAGCAACTGCAGTCTGAAGTAACGAAGCAAATGACGCTTGGCTCGCCTACTGGTTCGACACCAATGTTAACGGCCGAAGAAAAGGCCGAGGTTGACAATCGATCCATTTACGTCGGAAATGTTGATTATGGTGCTTCTGCTGAGGAGCTTGAGGCTCATTTCCATGGGTGCGGTGCTATTAATCGTGTGACGATTCTTTGCAATAAGGCCGATGGGCACCCAAAAGGCTTCGCGTACATCGAGTTCGGTTCGAAAGAGTTTGTTGAAACTGCTCTCGCCATGAACGAGACACTTTTCCGCGGACGACAAATCAAGGTTAACCCTAAGCGTACGAATCGACCCGGAATGTGTCAGACCAACCGTTTTCCGCGTGGTGCAAGAGGTCGTGCAGCTCGTGTTTCGCGTGCTTGTTGCTACGGCGTACATCGCGGCACCAGGCGGCCTATGTGAGAAAACTACACTTTTATTCATAattgtttatttgcattttgtatGAGtactgcttttttttttgcagccgAGGTTACAGAGGCCGTGCTACATATTACGCACCTTATTAAGCAGAATTATTTGCCAGTACTACCGCATTAAGCTGTTGCATATAAGGGTAagtagtttgtttttgtgaaatttaCTTCTCTGCATTCGATAAGTTGTCCTCTCCATCGTCCATGGGAGCCTTTAGATTTACAATCGTCTTATGTTTCGATTAACGCTATATATATTACTGCAAACATAGAATATTGAGATGGGTAAATAAACTGAAAGGCAAAAATTGTGGAATGTAAGATACGACGCGCATTGGCACTTTTTCAACTGCGCTTTCAGAAACCTTTCTAATCAAATTTCTTGCAAAAAAGGAGTGAATGAGtattcgataaaaaaaaacataacttaaagtaaatcatttttatttcctcaATCGATTTAATTTCCTTAGCTTCTTGCAATTGCATGTTAAAAAGGTGAAAACCGTCAACAGACCATGAAACAATTGCATGTtataaggctggggaaaaGCTAATagacgttttttgcgtgagtttcataatttaatttgaggTGCTTTCAATTgcccgatttgcgtcaaacgtgcaccgttttgttggaaaatgtgttttctttttaaatgtGGTTCATAATACCTCCGATGTAGAattcttggtcgttattggcgaaaaactcgagcaatcttttttcgcaatcctttcttgatcttaatttttcatcgttcaAGAAATTTTGCAATGCTCAAAAAAGGTGTCAATtgcttggtgcaaggtccggactatacggtgggtgcattaaaacttcctgACTTTCTagcgagtcactaaagacgtgtgtGATATTTTGTTGTactgatggaacacaacatcGCACCTGTTGGCCGATtgtggtcgtttctggtccATTGATAGCTTCGAtcggtgcagttgttgacagtagagtTCTTAATCTTGTGTTTGACTACaaggaagcaactcataataaacggttcctttcaagtcccaccatatacccagtagaaccgTCCTGACCATTAgttctggtttgaccaccggttaagctgcttcaccacgcttaaaccacgattattttcacacagtGTTGTCATATGAATCCCATTCttcatccccagtacccatccgtttaagcaaaggttcgatttcattccgtttggccaaaattgcaCATATTGTAATTCGAGCCATTATGTTTTATGGTGCACACGGGTGGCGCTCAAACATCGAGCTACTTtatgaatccagctttgcgtaAATGGTTTtaagctgttcgatgattATTCTTAGgtcctggccgatgctctgattacgAACATgtcgatcaactttgattatttctgtgattttatcgacgtTTTCGATGACGTGTCTGCCTtggctttaacataaaaaataactgaaacgggtcgacGAAACCATAATTTATCGCAACTAGCTATTAGAGTGTTGGTatcataaacaccatgcaaaatttcagcggcctagcttgaattttca
The nucleotide sequence above comes from Anopheles bellator chromosome 1, idAnoBellAS_SP24_06.2, whole genome shotgun sequence. Encoded proteins:
- the LOC131206071 gene encoding small ribosomal subunit protein uS17m codes for the protein MASRVGVLLGQVVPCVKINASKIRVKRMELDTNLNMYFKQDEFYFAHDPDKRCKTGDIVLIKELPEQLTRLITHSIDEIVYPLGDITDPITGKKVVVGKYRDEIEEANRLFGKSRNAFDYSSAPPRGRLEGTKDFTHGETYIKYHEDGKDQPFAV
- the LOC131206069 gene encoding polyadenylate-binding protein 2, with protein sequence MADESLLNDSNLGGLGSNDDEAELLIEDDYLKGSEMQIDPELEAIKARVKEMEEEAEKLKQLQSEVTKQMTLGSPTGSTPMLTAEEKAEVDNRSIYVGNVDYGASAEELEAHFHGCGAINRVTILCNKADGHPKGFAYIEFGSKEFVETALAMNETLFRGRQIKVNPKRTNRPGMCQTNRFPRGARGRAARVSRACCYGVHRGTRRPIRGYRGRATYYAPY